The following coding sequences are from one Lipingzhangella halophila window:
- a CDS encoding LysR family transcriptional regulator: MLFSQLEYLVALAREGHFSRAAEACHVSQPALSAGIRKLEAEFDTQIVRRANRYEGLTAEGEKLVAWARKILADRQSLTEELQTMRGELTGTLRIGAIPTALPALCMLTRPFQIEHPRVRLSLLSLSTTDIRRSLTEFDIDAAVGYMDAPVGSGVRALPLYHERYVLLTSHDSIPADQESVTWAEAAAMRLCLLTDDMRNRQFLNETFESVNTRPRVELETNSISALYTHVHDGSFATVMPHTWLGAFQVPKDMRVIPLVEPRVTQGVGLLVPNHEPESMLCRALVKVADRVNMAGRLDTALRERLRGLSPTG, from the coding sequence GTGCTCTTCAGTCAACTCGAGTATCTCGTCGCGTTGGCGCGGGAGGGCCACTTCAGCCGGGCTGCGGAGGCGTGCCACGTCTCCCAGCCCGCGCTGTCGGCCGGTATCCGCAAGCTCGAAGCGGAGTTCGACACGCAGATCGTGCGCCGGGCCAACCGCTACGAAGGGCTGACCGCCGAGGGCGAGAAACTTGTCGCGTGGGCGCGCAAGATTCTCGCCGACCGGCAGTCACTGACCGAGGAACTCCAGACCATGCGGGGCGAGCTGACCGGAACGCTGCGCATCGGCGCGATCCCGACCGCGCTGCCCGCCCTGTGCATGCTCACCCGGCCGTTCCAGATCGAGCACCCGCGTGTGCGGCTCTCCCTCCTGTCCCTCTCAACGACCGATATCCGGCGCTCCCTCACCGAGTTCGACATCGACGCCGCGGTGGGCTACATGGATGCGCCGGTCGGCAGCGGCGTCCGGGCGCTCCCGCTGTACCACGAGCGGTACGTCCTCCTGACGTCGCACGACTCGATACCCGCCGACCAGGAGTCGGTCACCTGGGCCGAGGCGGCGGCGATGCGCCTGTGCCTGCTGACCGACGACATGCGCAACCGCCAGTTCCTGAACGAGACGTTCGAGTCGGTGAACACGCGGCCGCGCGTGGAGCTGGAGACGAACTCGATCTCGGCGCTCTACACCCACGTGCACGACGGTTCGTTCGCCACCGTCATGCCGCACACGTGGCTGGGCGCGTTCCAGGTGCCGAAGGACATGCGCGTGATCCCGCTGGTCGAGCCGCGGGTTACCCAGGGTGTCGGCCTGCTCGTCCCGAACCACGAACCGGAGTCCATGCTGTGCCGGGCCCTGGTGAAGGTCGCCGACCGGGTCAACATGGCCGGCCGGCTCGACACCGCCCTACGCGAGCGGCTTCGCGGATTGTCCCCTACCGGATGA
- a CDS encoding ketopantoate reductase family protein translates to MRVAVLGAGAIGAYVGACLQRAGVEVHLIARGPHLEAIRRSGVQVHSPRGDFVAHPHATDRPEEVGPVDHIFLGLKANQYASAGPMVQPMLHESTTIIAAQNGIPWWYFHGVPSEFQGHRLETVDPGGSVSAALPTWRAIGCVVYAATEISAPGQIQHLEGTRLSIGEPDGSQSDRCMEFADAMVAGGLKCPVEPDLRHDIWVKLMGNIAFNPISALTRATMLGICQNTATRELVVDMMRETLAVAESLDVHPQISIERRLNGAERAGDHKTSTLQDLEKGKPLELDAILGAVVELADLTRTEIPVLRAVNALADLLNAGIDPSA, encoded by the coding sequence GTGAGAGTTGCTGTTCTTGGCGCCGGCGCCATCGGCGCATACGTGGGTGCCTGCCTACAGCGCGCGGGGGTCGAGGTGCATCTCATCGCCCGCGGCCCCCACCTCGAGGCGATCCGCCGATCCGGAGTGCAGGTGCACAGCCCGCGCGGCGACTTCGTCGCCCACCCGCATGCCACCGACCGTCCCGAGGAGGTCGGGCCGGTGGACCACATCTTCCTAGGGCTCAAGGCCAACCAGTACGCCTCGGCGGGCCCCATGGTCCAGCCGATGCTGCACGAGAGCACCACGATCATCGCCGCGCAGAACGGCATCCCGTGGTGGTATTTCCACGGTGTCCCCAGCGAGTTCCAGGGGCACCGCCTAGAGACTGTCGACCCCGGGGGCTCGGTCAGTGCCGCGCTCCCCACGTGGCGCGCGATCGGCTGCGTCGTCTACGCGGCCACCGAGATTTCCGCTCCCGGGCAGATCCAGCACCTGGAGGGCACCCGGCTCTCGATCGGAGAGCCCGACGGCTCACAGTCCGACCGCTGCATGGAGTTCGCGGACGCCATGGTCGCCGGCGGGCTGAAATGCCCGGTCGAACCCGACCTGCGGCACGACATCTGGGTCAAGCTCATGGGCAACATCGCGTTCAATCCGATCAGCGCGCTCACCCGGGCGACGATGCTCGGGATCTGCCAGAACACGGCGACCCGGGAGCTGGTGGTGGACATGATGCGCGAGACGCTCGCGGTGGCGGAAAGCCTCGACGTGCACCCGCAGATCTCCATCGAGCGCCGGCTCAACGGCGCGGAACGGGCCGGCGACCACAAAACCTCGACACTGCAGGACCTGGAGAAGGGCAAACCCCTCGAACTGGACGCGATTCTGGGCGCCGTCGTCGAGCTCGCGGATCTCACCAGGACCGAGATCCCGGTGCTCCGCGCGGTCAACGCGCTCGCGGATCTCCTCAACGCGGGGATCGACCCCTCTGCCTGA
- a CDS encoding aldehyde dehydrogenase family protein: MPLAIKPGTEWSALYGRCQRSAPEAFHDDRLLNYWNGEWSRDGAAGTATSPVDGTTIAGPPRVNGATAERAVRSSADQQRAWATTPVAERRARVISALDELAEHRDLLSLLLVWEIGKPWKAATADVDRCLDGVRWYADGIESMIDGRDALDGPVSNIASWNYPMSVLMHAMLVQALAGNAVIAKAPTDGGVSCLTLATAITARHGLPLSLISGSGSELSPALVNAPELGCVSFVGGRGAGSTVAASVLGSGKRHMLEQEGLNCWGVWEFSDWPTLGAHIRKSFDYAKQRCTAYPRYVVQRSLFDQFLAAYLPAVRDITFGHPLAVEAPDDPLPTLDFGPLINDAKAKELRDVVDDAITRGGVPLHQGDTSAGRFIEGQQTSAYFAPVSILDPPAPSPLHHAEPFGPVDSIVLVDTEAELLAAMNASNGALVASLACDDEALAERLATDVQAFKVGINRPRSRGDREEVFGGKGASWHGAFVGGELLVKAVTQGPAGERLYGNFPSYSLYPPA; encoded by the coding sequence ATGCCCCTAGCCATCAAACCGGGTACGGAATGGTCGGCCCTCTACGGCCGCTGCCAGCGTTCCGCACCTGAGGCCTTCCACGACGACAGGCTGCTGAACTACTGGAACGGCGAGTGGTCGCGCGACGGCGCGGCCGGCACCGCCACGTCCCCCGTCGACGGCACCACGATCGCTGGCCCGCCGCGGGTCAACGGCGCCACGGCCGAACGGGCGGTGCGGTCCAGTGCCGACCAGCAGCGCGCCTGGGCCACCACTCCGGTCGCCGAACGCCGGGCCCGGGTGATCTCGGCCCTGGACGAGCTGGCCGAACACCGCGACCTGCTCTCGCTGCTGCTGGTCTGGGAGATCGGCAAGCCGTGGAAGGCCGCGACCGCGGACGTCGACCGCTGCCTGGACGGCGTCCGCTGGTACGCGGACGGCATCGAGTCGATGATCGACGGCCGGGACGCGCTCGACGGCCCGGTGAGCAACATCGCGAGCTGGAACTACCCGATGAGCGTGCTGATGCACGCCATGCTGGTGCAGGCGCTGGCCGGAAACGCGGTCATCGCCAAGGCCCCCACCGACGGCGGCGTGAGCTGCCTGACCCTGGCGACCGCCATCACGGCGCGGCACGGGCTCCCCCTGTCCCTGATCAGCGGCAGCGGCTCCGAGCTCTCGCCGGCCCTGGTGAACGCGCCGGAGCTCGGCTGCGTGTCGTTCGTGGGCGGCCGGGGTGCCGGAAGCACCGTTGCGGCGAGCGTGCTCGGATCGGGCAAGCGGCACATGCTCGAACAGGAGGGCCTGAACTGCTGGGGAGTCTGGGAGTTCAGCGACTGGCCGACCCTCGGCGCGCACATCCGCAAGTCGTTCGACTACGCCAAGCAGCGCTGCACCGCCTACCCCCGCTACGTCGTGCAGCGGTCGCTGTTCGACCAGTTCCTCGCCGCCTACCTGCCGGCCGTCCGCGACATCACCTTCGGCCACCCGCTGGCCGTGGAGGCACCGGACGACCCGCTGCCCACGCTCGACTTCGGTCCCCTGATCAACGACGCGAAGGCCAAGGAACTGCGCGACGTGGTCGACGACGCCATCACCCGCGGGGGCGTGCCGCTGCATCAGGGCGACACCAGCGCGGGACGGTTCATCGAGGGGCAGCAGACCTCCGCCTACTTCGCTCCCGTCTCGATCCTGGACCCGCCGGCGCCCTCCCCCCTGCACCACGCCGAACCGTTCGGACCGGTGGACTCCATCGTGCTCGTCGACACCGAGGCGGAGCTGCTCGCCGCGATGAACGCCAGCAACGGAGCCCTGGTGGCCTCGCTGGCCTGCGACGACGAGGCGCTGGCGGAACGCCTGGCCACGGACGTGCAGGCGTTCAAGGTGGGCATCAACCGGCCGCGCTCCCGCGGGGACCGGGAGGAAGTCTTCGGCGGCAAGGGCGCATCATGGCACGGTGCCTTCGTCGGCGGGGAACTGCTGGTAAAGGCTGTCACGCAGGGCCCGGCCGGCGAACGGCTCTACGGCAACTTTCCGTCCTATAGCTTGTACCCGCCGGCCTGA
- a CDS encoding thiamine pyrophosphate-binding protein — MAQASTTPDSAPQSGTEEHGEPGLISGGHLVAKALKAEGVEVIYTLCGGHIIDIYDGCVDEGIDVIDVRHEQVAAHAADGYARITGRPGCAVVTAGPGTTDAVTGVANAFRAESPMLLIGGQGSLSQHKMGSLQDLPHVDMMTPITKFAASVPATERVADIVSMAFREAHHGSPGPAYLEIPRDILDAKVPIENARIPEAGHYRASTHSAGDPESVEKLADLVAKAEKPCILLGNQIWTCRATDTAIEFVRQLDVPAFMNGSGRGTLPPGDPHHLQLSRRYAFQNADLIIVVGTPFDFRMGYGKRLSKDATVVQIDLDYRTVGKNRDIDLGIVGDAGRILSAVTEMNSGKPLANPAQRKSWLEELRAVEDEAYQKRLPRQLSESSPIDPYRLVHEINEFLTEDSIYIGDGGDIVTFSGQVVQPKAPGHWMDPGPLGTLGVGVPFVMAAKQAMPHKEVVCLFGDGAFSLTGWDFETLVRFDMPFVGIVGNNSSMNQIRYGQIEKYGADRGRVGNTLGNVPFGEFARMLGGYGEDVSEPSEIRPALERARASGKPSLINVWVDPEVYAPGTMNQTMYK; from the coding sequence ATGGCGCAGGCCAGCACTACGCCCGACAGCGCCCCCCAGTCCGGTACGGAGGAGCACGGCGAACCCGGGCTCATCTCCGGTGGACACCTGGTGGCCAAGGCGTTGAAGGCAGAAGGCGTGGAGGTGATCTACACGCTCTGCGGCGGACACATCATCGACATCTACGATGGATGTGTCGATGAGGGCATTGACGTCATCGACGTTCGGCACGAGCAGGTCGCCGCGCACGCAGCGGACGGATACGCCCGGATCACCGGACGCCCCGGCTGCGCGGTGGTCACCGCGGGCCCGGGGACAACCGACGCCGTGACGGGCGTGGCCAACGCGTTCCGCGCGGAGAGCCCCATGCTGCTCATCGGTGGCCAGGGCTCACTCAGCCAGCACAAGATGGGGTCGCTGCAGGACCTGCCGCACGTCGACATGATGACCCCGATCACCAAGTTCGCCGCGAGCGTCCCGGCCACCGAGCGCGTGGCCGACATCGTGTCGATGGCGTTCCGTGAGGCGCACCACGGCTCGCCCGGACCGGCGTACCTGGAGATCCCGCGGGACATCCTGGACGCGAAGGTTCCGATCGAAAATGCCCGGATCCCCGAGGCCGGGCACTACCGGGCCTCCACGCACAGCGCCGGCGACCCGGAGTCCGTCGAGAAACTGGCCGACCTTGTCGCCAAGGCCGAGAAGCCGTGCATCCTGCTCGGCAACCAGATCTGGACGTGCCGGGCCACCGACACCGCGATCGAGTTCGTACGCCAGCTCGACGTCCCGGCGTTCATGAACGGCTCCGGCCGCGGCACGCTCCCCCCGGGCGACCCGCACCACCTGCAGTTGTCCCGCCGGTACGCGTTCCAGAACGCCGACCTGATCATCGTGGTCGGCACCCCGTTCGACTTCCGGATGGGCTACGGCAAGCGCCTCTCCAAAGACGCCACGGTGGTCCAGATCGATCTGGATTACCGCACCGTGGGCAAGAACCGCGACATCGATCTGGGCATCGTCGGGGACGCGGGCCGGATCCTTTCCGCTGTCACCGAGATGAACTCCGGAAAGCCGCTCGCCAACCCGGCCCAGCGGAAGTCGTGGCTGGAGGAGCTGCGCGCCGTCGAGGACGAGGCCTACCAGAAGCGGCTGCCCCGCCAACTCTCCGAGTCCTCGCCGATCGACCCGTACCGCCTGGTGCACGAGATCAACGAGTTCCTCACCGAGGATTCGATCTACATCGGGGACGGCGGCGACATCGTCACGTTCTCCGGGCAGGTTGTACAGCCCAAGGCACCGGGCCACTGGATGGACCCGGGCCCGCTCGGCACCCTCGGTGTGGGGGTCCCGTTCGTCATGGCGGCCAAACAGGCGATGCCGCACAAGGAGGTCGTCTGCCTCTTCGGTGACGGCGCCTTCAGCCTCACCGGCTGGGACTTCGAGACGCTGGTCCGGTTCGACATGCCGTTCGTCGGCATCGTCGGCAACAACTCGTCGATGAACCAGATCCGGTACGGCCAGATCGAGAAGTACGGCGCCGACCGCGGGCGGGTCGGCAACACGCTCGGCAACGTGCCGTTCGGCGAGTTCGCCAGGATGCTCGGCGGCTACGGCGAGGACGTCTCCGAGCCTTCGGAGATCCGCCCCGCCCTGGAGCGCGCCCGCGCATCCGGCAAGCCGTCCCTGATCAACGTCTGGGTGGACCCGGAGGTATACGCCCCCGGGACCATGAACCAGACCATGTACAAGTGA
- a CDS encoding NAD-dependent formate dehydrogenase, producing MSKIVCVLYDDPVDGYPPAYARDDIPTVRQYPDGQTTPTPKSIDFDPGELLGCVSGELGLRGFLESQGHTLVVTSDKDGPDSVLDRELDDADVVISQPFWPAYMTRERIERARNLSLIITAGIGSDHTDLDAAIDNGITVAEVTYSNSISVSEHVLMMILALVRNYLPAHQWVLDKGWNIADSVKRSYDLEGMHVGTVGAGRIGTAVLRRLKPFGVHLHYTDKHRLPAEVERELGLTFHPTPHEMVPQCDVVTINAPLHKETEHLFDDELIGTMKRGTYLVNTARGKICDRDAVVRALESGQLAGYAGDVWYPQPAPADHPWRTMPNHGMTPHTSGTTLSAQARYAAGTREILECWLEGRPIREEYLIVQGGTLAGAGAHAYTAGTQ from the coding sequence ATGTCGAAAATCGTATGCGTGCTCTATGACGATCCAGTCGACGGGTACCCGCCGGCCTACGCCCGAGACGACATCCCCACGGTGCGGCAGTATCCCGATGGGCAGACCACCCCTACCCCGAAGTCGATCGACTTCGACCCGGGTGAGCTCCTCGGGTGTGTCTCCGGCGAGCTCGGGCTGCGCGGCTTCCTGGAGTCGCAGGGACACACCCTGGTGGTCACCTCCGACAAGGACGGGCCCGACTCGGTACTCGACCGCGAGCTCGACGACGCCGATGTGGTGATCTCGCAGCCATTCTGGCCCGCCTACATGACAAGGGAGCGTATCGAGCGGGCCAGGAACCTGAGCCTGATCATTACCGCCGGGATCGGTTCTGACCACACCGATCTGGACGCCGCGATCGACAACGGAATCACCGTCGCCGAGGTCACGTATTCCAACAGCATCAGCGTTTCCGAGCATGTCCTGATGATGATTCTGGCGCTGGTGCGCAACTACCTTCCGGCGCACCAGTGGGTCCTGGACAAGGGCTGGAACATCGCTGACTCCGTGAAGCGCTCCTACGACCTCGAAGGGATGCACGTCGGCACGGTCGGTGCCGGGCGCATCGGAACGGCGGTGCTGCGCCGGCTCAAGCCGTTCGGCGTGCACCTGCACTACACCGATAAGCACCGGCTGCCCGCCGAGGTCGAGCGGGAGCTGGGGCTGACCTTCCACCCCACCCCGCACGAGATGGTGCCGCAGTGCGACGTGGTCACGATCAACGCCCCGCTGCACAAGGAGACCGAGCACCTGTTCGACGATGAGCTCATCGGCACCATGAAGCGCGGCACCTACCTGGTGAACACCGCGCGCGGCAAGATCTGCGACCGGGACGCGGTGGTGCGTGCCCTCGAAAGCGGCCAGCTCGCCGGGTACGCGGGCGACGTCTGGTACCCGCAGCCGGCACCCGCCGACCACCCGTGGCGGACCATGCCGAACCACGGCATGACGCCGCACACGTCCGGGACGACGCTGTCGGCGCAGGCGCGCTACGCCGCGGGCACCCGGGAGATCCTGGAGTGCTGGCTCGAAGGGCGGCCGATCAGGGAGGAGTACCTCATCGTGCAGGGCGGCACGCTAGCCGGAGCCGGCGCGCACGCCTACACCGCGGGCACTCAGTAG
- a CDS encoding acetate--CoA ligase family protein, producing MTAGNSSKAAVREVLDKALAEGRQALTGPEGKQVCDAYGIPAPAEGLATSVDDVATLVREIGTPVAMKIVSPDILHKTEAGGVIVGVDSEAAAKDAYETIVGNARKYDASAAITGVQVQQMVSGGHEVIIGAVTDPTFGKVVAFGLGGVLVEVLKDVTFRMAPLDHNEAKSMVDGIKAAEVLQGARGAEPADREALADVIQRVSALVTDFPEIGEFDLNPVFASADGARAADIRILLDSEGATERERPSEEEILGVMQRMMNPRSVAVVGASSEEGKIGNSVMKNLHNGGYAGEIYPINPKATEILGYQAYSSISDVPGDIDVAVFTVPAKFVAPAIAECGAKGVATAVLIPSGFAETGNVELQEEVVETAKQHGVRLLGPNIYGYYYTPQNLCATFCTPYDVRGGVALTSQSGGIGMAILGYSRTTKMGVSAIVGLGNKSDIDEDDLLTYFEQDDNTQAVAMHLEDLKDGKAFVETAKRMTKKKPVVVLKAGRTDLGARAASSHTGALAGDDKVYDDVLRQAGVIRAPGLSDMLDYARGLPLLPTPKGENVVIITGAGGSGVLLSDACVEAGLSLMDIPADLDTEFRKHIPPFGAAGNPVDITGGEPPSTYEATIRLGLEDPRIHALILGYWHTIVTPPMVFAEVTARVVNEARAKGIDKPVVASLAGDTEVEQASDYLFENRIVAYPYTTERPVAVLGAKYRWARSAGLL from the coding sequence ATGACCGCGGGAAATTCCAGCAAGGCGGCCGTCCGCGAAGTGCTGGACAAGGCGCTCGCCGAAGGTCGGCAGGCGCTGACGGGCCCCGAGGGCAAGCAAGTCTGCGACGCCTACGGCATCCCCGCGCCGGCTGAAGGGCTGGCGACCAGTGTCGACGACGTCGCGACCCTGGTCCGGGAGATCGGTACACCGGTGGCGATGAAGATCGTCTCGCCGGACATCCTGCACAAGACCGAGGCGGGCGGCGTCATCGTTGGCGTTGACAGCGAGGCCGCCGCCAAGGACGCCTACGAGACGATCGTCGGCAACGCGCGCAAGTACGACGCGTCGGCGGCGATCACCGGTGTCCAGGTGCAGCAGATGGTCAGCGGCGGCCATGAGGTCATCATCGGCGCGGTCACCGACCCGACCTTCGGCAAGGTGGTCGCGTTCGGGCTCGGCGGGGTTCTCGTCGAGGTGCTCAAGGACGTCACCTTCCGGATGGCCCCGCTGGACCACAACGAGGCCAAGTCGATGGTGGACGGCATCAAGGCGGCCGAGGTCCTCCAGGGGGCACGCGGCGCCGAGCCGGCCGACCGGGAAGCCCTCGCCGACGTCATCCAGCGGGTGTCCGCGCTCGTGACGGATTTCCCCGAGATCGGCGAGTTCGACCTGAACCCGGTGTTCGCCTCCGCCGACGGGGCGCGCGCGGCCGACATCCGGATCCTGCTCGACAGCGAGGGGGCCACCGAACGCGAGCGGCCGTCCGAGGAGGAGATCCTCGGGGTCATGCAGCGGATGATGAACCCCCGGTCGGTCGCCGTGGTCGGTGCCTCCTCGGAGGAGGGCAAGATCGGCAACTCGGTGATGAAGAACCTGCACAACGGCGGGTACGCGGGCGAGATCTACCCGATCAACCCCAAGGCCACCGAGATTCTGGGCTACCAGGCCTACTCCTCGATCAGCGACGTGCCGGGCGACATCGACGTCGCGGTGTTCACCGTGCCCGCCAAGTTCGTAGCCCCCGCCATCGCCGAGTGCGGAGCCAAGGGCGTGGCCACCGCGGTGCTTATCCCGTCCGGGTTCGCCGAGACCGGCAACGTTGAGCTGCAGGAGGAGGTGGTCGAGACCGCCAAGCAGCACGGGGTCCGGCTGCTCGGGCCGAACATCTACGGCTACTACTACACGCCGCAGAACCTGTGCGCCACGTTCTGCACCCCCTACGACGTGCGCGGCGGGGTCGCGCTGACGTCGCAGAGCGGTGGCATCGGGATGGCGATCCTCGGCTACAGCCGCACCACCAAGATGGGTGTCTCGGCGATCGTGGGACTCGGCAACAAGTCCGACATCGACGAGGACGACCTGCTGACGTACTTCGAGCAGGACGACAACACCCAGGCCGTCGCGATGCACCTGGAGGACCTCAAGGACGGCAAGGCGTTCGTCGAGACCGCGAAGCGCATGACCAAGAAGAAGCCGGTCGTTGTGCTCAAGGCCGGCCGAACCGACCTGGGTGCGCGGGCCGCCAGCTCGCACACCGGGGCACTGGCCGGTGACGACAAGGTCTACGACGACGTCCTGCGGCAGGCGGGTGTCATCCGGGCGCCCGGGCTGAGCGACATGCTGGACTACGCTCGCGGGCTCCCCCTTCTGCCGACGCCGAAGGGCGAGAACGTCGTGATCATCACCGGCGCGGGCGGATCCGGCGTGCTGCTCTCCGACGCGTGCGTCGAGGCGGGGCTGTCGCTGATGGACATCCCGGCCGACCTCGACACCGAGTTCCGCAAGCACATCCCACCGTTCGGCGCGGCGGGCAATCCCGTCGACATCACCGGTGGCGAGCCTCCCTCGACCTATGAGGCCACGATCCGGCTGGGCCTGGAGGACCCGCGCATCCACGCGCTGATCCTGGGGTACTGGCATACGATCGTCACGCCACCGATGGTGTTTGCCGAGGTTACAGCGCGGGTGGTGAACGAGGCCCGCGCCAAGGGCATCGACAAGCCGGTGGTGGCGTCGCTCGCTGGTGACACGGAGGTGGAGCAGGCGAGCGACTACCTGTTCGAGAACCGCATCGTCGCGTACCCCTACACCACGGAGCGCCCGGTCGCGGTGCTCGGGGCGAAGTACCGCTGGGCCCGGTCCGCCGGCCTGCTCTAG
- the sucD gene encoding succinate--CoA ligase subunit alpha: MAIFLNSDSSIIVQGMTGSEGAKHTARMLAAGSNIVGGVNARKAGQTTSIGGRDLTVFGSVEEAVKETGADTTVLFVPPQATKAAVVEAVDAGIGLAVVITEGVPVHDTARFWAYASAKGNVTRIVGPNCPGVISPGQSNAGIIPGDITKPGRIGLVSKSGTLTYQMMYELRDIGFSTCVGIGGDPIIGSTHIDALAAFEADPDTDAIVMIGEIGGDAEERAAEFVKANVTKPVVGYVAGFTAPEGKTMGHAGAIVSGSSGTADAKQRALETAGVMVGKTPSEAAHLVRATLTG, translated from the coding sequence ATGGCAATCTTCTTGAACAGCGACTCCTCGATCATCGTGCAGGGCATGACCGGCTCCGAGGGCGCCAAGCACACGGCGCGGATGCTGGCGGCGGGGTCGAACATCGTGGGCGGCGTCAACGCGCGCAAGGCAGGTCAGACCACCAGCATCGGCGGTCGCGACCTCACCGTCTTCGGCTCGGTCGAAGAGGCGGTAAAGGAGACCGGGGCGGACACCACAGTGCTCTTCGTTCCGCCGCAGGCGACGAAGGCGGCGGTGGTTGAGGCGGTTGATGCGGGGATCGGGCTGGCGGTGGTGATCACCGAGGGGGTCCCGGTGCATGACACGGCGCGGTTCTGGGCGTATGCGAGCGCGAAGGGCAATGTGACGCGCATTGTGGGGCCGAACTGTCCGGGGGTGATCTCGCCGGGGCAGTCGAACGCGGGGATCATTCCGGGGGATATCACCAAGCCGGGGCGGATCGGGTTGGTGTCGAAGTCGGGCACGTTGACGTATCAGATGATGTATGAGTTGCGGGATATCGGGTTCTCCACGTGTGTGGGTATTGGGGGGGATCCGATTATCGGGTCGACGCATATTGATGCGTTGGCGGCGTTCGAGGCGGATCCGGATACCGATGCGATCGTGATGATCGGGGAGATCGGTGGGGATGCTGAGGAGCGTGCGGCGGAGTTCGTCAAGGCGAATGTGACCAAGCCGGTGGTGGGCTACGTGGCCGGGTTCACCGCTCCGGAGGGCAAGACAATGGGCCATGCCGGGGCGATCGTCTCCGGCTCCTCCGGCACCGCCGACGCCAAGCAGCGCGCCCTCGAAACGGCCGGGGTGATGGTCGGCAAGACCCCGAGCGAGGCCGCGCATCTCGTCCGGGCCACGCTGACCGGCTGA
- the frc gene encoding formyl-CoA transferase: protein MGKALEGVRVLDMTHVQSGPSCTQILAWLGADVVKIESVTGDITRGQLRDLPDADSLYFTMLNSNKRSITLNMKSERGKELFTEMLGRFDILVENFGPGAVDRMGFTWERLQEINPGLIYASIKGFGEGPYEHFKAYEVVAQAMGGSMSTTGFEDGPPLATGAQIGDSGTGIHTVAGILAALYQREHTGIGQRVTVAMQHSVLNLCRVKLRDQQRLAHGPLREYPNDEFGDEVPRSGNASGGGQPGWAVRCAPGGPNDYVYVIVQPVGWGPIAKLIGRPELADDPEWSTPEARLPKLDKMFQLIEEWSINHEKWDVLAKLNEHNIPCGPILSTKELIEDESLAANEAIVEVDHPDRGTFSTVGCPIKLSDSAVDVERSPLLGEHNQDVYTGELGVAADELAELKANGVI from the coding sequence ATGGGTAAGGCGCTCGAAGGCGTTCGCGTTCTCGACATGACACACGTGCAGTCCGGGCCGTCGTGCACGCAGATTCTGGCGTGGCTCGGTGCGGACGTGGTCAAGATCGAGTCGGTCACCGGGGACATCACCCGCGGCCAGCTCCGGGATCTCCCGGACGCGGACAGCCTCTACTTCACGATGCTGAACAGCAATAAGCGCAGCATCACGCTGAACATGAAGAGTGAACGGGGCAAGGAACTGTTCACCGAGATGCTCGGCCGGTTCGACATTCTCGTCGAGAACTTCGGCCCCGGCGCGGTCGATCGCATGGGCTTCACCTGGGAGCGCCTGCAGGAGATCAACCCGGGACTGATCTACGCCTCGATCAAGGGGTTCGGCGAGGGGCCCTACGAGCACTTCAAGGCCTACGAGGTCGTCGCGCAGGCCATGGGCGGCTCGATGAGCACCACCGGTTTCGAGGACGGGCCGCCGCTGGCCACCGGCGCGCAGATCGGCGACTCCGGTACCGGCATCCACACGGTCGCCGGCATCCTCGCCGCGCTGTACCAGCGCGAGCACACCGGCATCGGGCAGCGGGTCACCGTGGCGATGCAGCACTCGGTGCTCAACCTGTGCCGGGTGAAGCTGCGCGACCAGCAGCGCCTCGCGCACGGGCCGCTGCGTGAGTACCCCAACGACGAGTTCGGCGACGAGGTGCCGCGCTCGGGCAACGCGTCCGGTGGCGGCCAGCCGGGCTGGGCGGTGCGGTGCGCGCCCGGCGGACCCAACGACTACGTCTACGTGATCGTGCAACCCGTGGGCTGGGGGCCGATCGCCAAGCTCATCGGCCGCCCGGAGCTGGCCGACGACCCGGAGTGGAGCACCCCCGAGGCCCGGCTGCCCAAGCTGGACAAGATGTTCCAGCTCATCGAGGAATGGTCGATCAACCACGAGAAGTGGGACGTGCTCGCGAAACTCAACGAGCACAACATCCCGTGCGGCCCGATCCTCTCCACGAAGGAGCTGATCGAGGACGAGTCCCTCGCGGCGAACGAGGCGATCGTGGAGGTCGACCATCCGGATCGGGGCACCTTCTCGACGGTCGGCTGCCCGATCAAACTCTCCGACTCGGCGGTTGATGTCGAGCGTTCGCCGCTGCTCGGCGAACACAACCAGGACGTGTACACCGGCGAGTTGGGCGTTGCGGCCGACGAGCTCGCCGAGCTCAAAGCGAACGGGGTGATCTGA